DNA sequence from the Sediminibacillus dalangtanensis genome:
CATCTGGGAGTGGAACTTTATCTTTGCCGTCCCTAGCTTTGGGCCTTATATGGCATATTCCATTATGGCCTGGTTTGGGTAGGTTATTTTCTACAATTCTACGATTTTTTTGTTCGACAGGGTTTAGCTCTATACCTTTTATGATTTTATCTTGAACAGTTTTCCAAAATTCCTGCAAAGATTCATTGATGTCCTGAAATGGCATATTCCAAAGTGTGATACCGTTAAAGTAAAGTTGTCGAGTTGGGTTTTCAGCTTTTGTTTCTTTGTAATGAAACACTACAAATAAGAATTTTGTTTCCTCGAAGTAATTTTTCAACCAGCTGTTTTCCCAATCCTGAGTGGCCCAATCATAGAAATCAATGTTTCTGAAGGACATATGCTCTTTAGGTAAGCCGTCAGGTTCTAAACGAATAGTCTTGATTTCAATATTCGCTTTTGCAAATTCTTCAATTTGATTAAGCTTAGTTCCTCTTATTCCTAAAAGTTCACTAACGAAAGATTGTAAGAAATTTTTTGATTTGCTATTGATTCGCAAACCTTTTTCCTTCGCAATTTCTTCAAGCGTATTTCCGATATAGGGATTAAATCTTTCTGAAAGCAATTCAAACAAGGATTTTTTTCTTAACTCATCAGGTTTAGCAAAACGGACTAAATCCTCTTGTTTGATTTCTTTCCGAACCAATGCTGTCATATAGCTTTGTTTAAGGGAATAGGCTCTTTGCATTGCTTCAATATCGCTATATGGTTGAGATCTAAGCGAATTTTTATTGGCTCCTTTGGTACAGGCGGCCAAGTAATTTGTATCGGCTTCTGATAACTCGTGGGCCCGCCCTTCTTTAATTTTACCAACAATGATTTCCCAATCCTGTTTAATGATTTCCAGGTCTTCTTCGGGATATTGAAGTAAGTGGGCCTTAATCAACTTGTAATCTGCTCTATGCGATTTAGGAATCCACTCATAAAAAAGAATCAAAGGTTTTTTGTTTTTTTTCCAAAAACTAGACGTTTCAAATGTGGTCAATACTTCTTTTTGATAGTTGATTATGTTCAGTACTAATCTTTCCTTAGCCGACAAAGTGCCATTTTTATTCTTTTTAATAGGGGTGACTTTTAGTTCAATTTCCAAATTGGCAAAGTCTGCTTCGCTTTTAGAATTTATTTGATAATTGAAGAAGCTTTCCTCTATTATTTGACCGAGTTGCCCCTTTGCTTTTTTGTTTTTGATACGACCACTTTTGTCTATTTCCCCGAAGGTTTTCCCTTCTGCTTGTTTGGCTTTATATAATAATTCCTCTTCGGTTTTGTATAGCATTTATTCGGTGGATACTCCTCTCGAAAAATGATGTTTTGCTATATTTTAACATAAATAATATAAAAAGCTGATACTTTTGTATCAGCTTATACTGGCAATTCTATTTGTATTTCTTCCTGAGATGAATTTATGGACTCGATTTCTTCTATCCTTTTTCCCATGATTTCAATGAGTCCTACTACGAGAGCATTTCCCATACAAAAATATCTCATTCTGTCTGTCATGCCGGCAGTCCAATTGTCGCTAAAGCCATTCAACCTTTCGCACTCAATAGGGGTCAAGAATCTCTTTCTTCCATCGACATCGATGATATGCGTGCTTCGGTTTTTCGTGCCTTCACTGGTCAACATAGTCCTGCCCGGCTTGTCCAAATCATCTGTGGGAGACATGCCGCCTTCGGAAAAAGTATAAGTATGTCCATCAGCGGAAGTACGAGGAATCTTTTTGGGCCCTCTTAGATATTCGAATTTCTTTTCGTCTTCTGGAGTGAGATAGTATCTTTCTTCCACTTCATTTTCCGGGATTAAAATATTTTTCAACGGTGTAGCCGCCATTTCTACTGGTTCGACATGAGCTGTGTAGATTTCCCCATTTCGCATAATGCCGCCATTATGGAATTCGAGAGAAAAATTATCTGAAATTTCTACCCTATCAACTGCAATCTCACCATCATTCTCTCTGTTTTTATAGGGATTTTCTTTTACCGGAAATGGTTTGGCAAAAAAACCTTGTTTGAAAACAATTTCTTTCGGTTCTAGCTCTTGTTGTTCTAAATCAAAAGCAACCCCATTTTTATAAGCAAAGATGAACACGCGTCTTCTTCGTTGAGCGAATCCGTATTCAGCTGCGTTTATTACGCGCCATTCAACAGTGTAACCTAAATTTCTGAAGGTCCCCAGCATGACACCGAAGTCTCTTCCCCTTTGTTTAGAAGGGGACTTGAGTAACCGGTCCACGTTCTCTAAGAGAACATACTTGGGTTGTGTCTTTTCTATAACCCTTTCAATTTGCCAAAAGAGCACCCCTTTTTTTCCCTGAATCCCTTTCTCCCCTGAAAGGGATCTAGCGACCGAATAGTCTTGACAAGGAAAACCTCCAACAATTAAATCGGCTGTCAAACGTTGAAATTCTTCATCCGGGACTGTTGCAATATCTTTGTTAACATGTTCGCCATCTTGGAAATTTCTTGTATAACATTCAAAAGCCTCTTGAGCTTTTTTAGATGGTTCCCATTGATTTGCCCAACCAACCTTAAAAAGATTCCGATTAGCTCGCTCTAAGCCGACCCGAAACCCTCCGACACCTGCAAATAGTTCTATAACATTGAGAGTATCATTATTCATCGTCATGCGAACATCCTTTCGCCTTCTTTTTATCATTATAACGCATTTTGATAAAAAGATCAAGATCTTAGATGAAAAAAACAGTAAGTTTTTTGATATATCTAAGAATCCATTTTAACAAAAAAACTTGCTTCTTTCTATTGATATTTTTTCTTCCCTTTTTAAAAGCAATTGATGGGTGAAGTGTATGTCTGAACGTGACAAGCGGATGCCCAAGGTAACTATCGGGATGTGTTATTGCCTTAGTTTTCTAGTTTGCTCTCTTGTATAAAATGGAGTAATTTATTCATAGTACCCCAAAAGTCGTCTTTTATTTCATGCTCCCATATTCTTAAGATATTCCAATTCATATGGCGGTAATAAGCATTTACTCTTTTATCCCTAGCTTTGTTCATAGAAAATTTATTTTCCCAAAACTCCACATTACTCTTAGGAATTTTACCGTGAATAGGGCATGCATGCCAATAACATGAATCGATGAAAATAACAACTTTATACTTTTTAATGGAGATATCGGGAGTTCCGAAGAGAGATCGATCGTTTTTTCTGAATCTATACCCTTTATGCCATAAAGCTTTGCTTACTTTATTTTCGAGTTTGGAAGTGGCTTTGATTTTGCCCATCATTTCACTTCTTTTTTCTTTAGAAACAGTATCGACCATATGGAATCACTCCAAGTATAGTGAGTCTTTCAATTAATTTATCCTAAAATGATATAAAACAAACTCTATTGTTCCTATCATAAATGTAAATTATCGGATGGTTAATCCTTGATATGAGTAGAAGAGACTTAAGGACAATTAGTTGTTGAATAGCGATATATCTGTTCAAAGGATGCTGTGTTTGGACAATGTAAATTTCACTGAAAAAGGACTATCAGCACTAGTTGAAATAGTTAAAAGGCGCGGAATAAACAAATCTAGTATGCAAGAGTTTTCCCTTTTATCCCCATCCATTTAGTGGAATAATAACTATATATACTCTAAAAAGGTGGGAATTAAATGAAATCCGTAAAACTAAAAAACGAAACGTTACCTCCAATTGCTCTGGGTACATGGTCCTGGGGAAATGGAGTAAATGGCGGAGACACCGTTTTTGGCAACAATCTTTCTGATGAAGATTTGAAGCCTGTTTTTGATGCGGCCATGGATGCCGGCTTTAATCTATGGGACACTGCAGCAGTTTATGGAATGGGTGCCTCGGAAACCATTTTAGGAAACTTTATCAAGGATCGTGAAGATGTGTTGGTTTCCACCAAATTCACCCCTGGTGCCCATGAAGTAATGGAAGACACGTTGCAAGATAGTTTCGAGCGTCTGAGTGTGGATCATGCGGATATCTACTGGATTCACAATCCAAACGATGTCGAAAAGTGGACAGCGGAACTGATACCACTAATGAAAAACGGTAAGATTAAGCACGCAGGAGTCTCCAATCATAATTTGGAAGAAGTAAAAAAAGCTGCTTCGATTTTGGAAAAGGAAGGACTGGAGCTTTCCGCTGTGCAAAATCATTACAGCCTGCTTTACCGTGCTTCAGAAGACGCGGGGATTATCGACTGGTGCAACCAGCATGATGTTTTGTTCTTTTCCTACATGGTATTGGAGCAGGGGGCGCTGACAGGCAAGTACACTGCTCAGAACCCTTTTAAAGCAGATACGAGAAGAGGAAAAGCGTTCAGTCCCGAAGTACTTGAAAAATTAAAGCCACTGTTGGAGAAAATGAAGAACATAGCTGAGAAGCACCAGGTTGATACAGCGCAAATTGCCATGGCTTGGGCAATCGCGAAAGGAACGGTGCCGATCATCGGTGTAACAAAGTCCAGCCATGTCGATGGGGCTATTGCTGCAGCGGATGTAAAACTGTCCGATCAGGAAGTGAAGGATTTGGAAACAGCCGCTAAAGAAACCGGAGTGGAAGTCAAAGCCGAATGGGAACAGGAAATGTAATAGAGAACGATTATAAGAAGAGGATCTTTCGAAGTGTTTGTGGAAGGTCCTTTTTTTATTTTCTTCAGGACCAATTGTTGACGAAACGACAAACAAACGTACAAAGCCTGCCGGAGCAGAAATACTTAATTACGACGGAAAAACATTATTAGGAGATAGAGGTTTTGGTGGAAATGGTTTTGATCTATTTATAAGAAAACTAATATCCCGGTTGGAATCGAAGCAAAAAATCTAAGACAGTGGTTATAAGGTGACAGAAAAGAAACCTGGCAAGCTATTGCTTGAGCTTCGCATTAGATTGTTTGCCAGTTATTGTAGTTACAAAATTCTCATATGCTACTTATTATCGCTTATTTAAAGAAACAGGGATAACAGGTTTTCAAACACAATGCCAACACTTTTCCCCTCTGTTTTAAAGGTGTATCCTGATTTTCAAAAGCATTTTATGGATAAAAACACATTGGGATTTGCCGATATAAATTAGTTGATGAAGCTCCTTGTACCATTTATAAAATTCTTAGATGAAAATTTATACAAAAAAGATATTAATCCAACAACAAGAAAATATCATTCATTACTTGATGAAATAGGTATGGAGGAAAATGAAGCCCCTTTTGCAGATTGAATATTTTTCTGTTTAGGGTTCTTTTTTTTTAGGATTTAGGTGGCAATTATCCTAAATGCTTATGTACGTGGATTATTGTATAATTTGGGACAAAATGCTGAAAGGAGTTCTTTATGATGAATAACAAGACAAGAATCAGCTTAGGTATAGCTCTGTATTTTTTGCTTTGTATATTTGATTACATCTTAACAGACAAAATTGAATGGGAGTGGAATATCCTAGAGGCTGTAGTTGGAATTGTAATTGCATGGTTTGTAATCGAATTTTTGTCAAATAAGAAAAAGTAACGTTATGTTAGGTTTAAAGATATGATTTAATTACATTTAAACCATGCAATCGTAAGTTGTGTAGCTATCCCGACCATTTTAAATGCGACTCTTTCACAACCTTCCTTTAACGCCTGCTTTAGCCAATTTCTTAGCTGCATTCCAATATTCTCCATCATATAAATAACCGTAGATAGTAGAAATTACAGTAGAAGGTATGAATCCGTTTACCCAAGAACTCATTTCCCTCTGAACGCATTTTTGTTCTTCTAGTAGTATTGGTGGCAAAATGACTGCGGTTTGTGTATAGCAGTGATATAGGAACGTTGACTGGTTTTCAGTAGAGAGTAAGAATGTTGTGATACAGGCTTTTTCCGTTAGGATATGGAATTTGTCAAAGAGAAAAGGTATATTGAAACTGTACATAACGACTTACTAGAATCTGACGATGAGGAAAAAATAGAAACGAAAACGGAAAGAGGGTTTTGAATCCTTTCAGACATTGTGGAAGAAATGGAAATACAAACGAATGAGGGTCACTCCTACCTAAATATTGAAACAGGAGAACTTGTATATGTGTCAGACAGAGCGTTGAGAAGGGCGGAAGATGAGGAAGAATATGGTCATTTACCTGACTGGCAGCAAGATGAAATGAAAATTGCGGAAGACATGGTGGAGTCGGAAGACAAGTATGTTTCGGTTCCTGACCGGTTTGACTTTGATGAATACAGTATCATGGAAGATTTTTGTTACCGTCAACCTGAGAATACCCGGGACAAGTTGCTTTCCGTCATAAGAGGAAGGGGAGCGTTCCGTCGGTTTAAAGATACCATCATTGATTTAGACATTGAGGACCACTGGTTTGCATTCCGTGATCAGGCCTTCAAGCAAATCGCGAAAGAATTCTGTGAAGATAACAATATTGAATACATAGACTGAGTATCCCAAAGTTCTAACAACATAAACGTACATCAACTGTGAAAAACTTGGGTAGCTGACTTTCCTAAATCCGTACTTCTTACCTATTTTAACAGGAACGGCAAGGTGGCATCCTCCTCCATCCTTAAACGCCTGTGTATATGGTAAGAGTAGTTGTGTTTAAATCCGGGTAAAAATAAATAGAAGGATGAAAACCACAGCTCTCTTGATTTACTTAAAAGGAGAAGGAGGAAAGCGAAATGGCAGAACATGCATCAGAAAACCAAGAAACCATTAAGAAGATAAAAGACCTGATTAAGGATGAAAAGGTGGCGATGCTGACAACAGTTTCGCCGGATGGCAAACTGATGTCCCGACCAATGCAGACGCAAGAGGTTCAATTTGATGAAGAAGAGATTTGGTTCCTTACCGAAAAAGATACGGATAAATACCGCGACATCAGCCAAGATGGTGAAGTTAACCTGGCTTATGCAAACGGCTCTTACGTATCGATCAGTGGTACTGCTGAATTTGTCCAGGACGAGGAGAAGAAAAAAGACTTTTGGAATCCAATCGTCGGGAAAGTGTTAAACACCTCTGCCGAAGATCCCAACGTTGTCCTGGTTAAAGTTACACCTCATATTGCTGAGTATTGGGAGTCTGGAAAAAGTATGAAGACGGTAAAGGAATTTGTGAAAAAGATGACCAACAAAGATTCCATGGAAGAAGGCAATGATTTGAAAGAAACCATACACTTTGAGGATAATACGCGATAGTAGATAAAAGCCATGGGTTATTCCTGTGGCTTTTTTAAAATGGTTTTGTAGAAAAAAACGTGGTATCCTCTGCTTCTCCTAAAGATAATTTTGCGAAGATAGAAATCCTTGTTTACGTGACAATTTATTTATATAAATATCTAAAAAAGGAAGGGATAAATTTCTCATTAATAGAATTTAACAATTAAGTACTTAAAAGGAGTTGTACCTAAATGTTTGAGAGGATAGACACTGTTTGCTTAACAGTTAGCAATGTGGAAGAATCGAGTATGTGGTATCAAAAGTTAGGGTTTAAAGTAGCATATAAAGGTGAAGGGTATCAAGTGTTCACGATTGGAAATAGTGGAATTCCTTTGACTATCGAAGAAGGCAATGTAGCTTCCCAAAATTCAACTTATCCTATTTTTTTCACTAATGATATTAAGAATACATATGTAAATTTAAAAGAAAAAGGTGTAGAAGTAACTGAATTAAAAGATGATGGTGACAATACGTTTTTTGATTTTTATGATTTAGATGAAAATAAATTGCAGGTTTGCTTTTGGGAGTAAATGATGAGCAAAAATAAAAAAACTACAGGGGATACTTATCTAGGGGTTGGAATTGGTATAGGATTACCTTTAGGAGCAGTGCTAGGGTTACTGATATTTGATGAGCTAGCAATCGGAGCGGGTATAGGTTTGGTTTTCGGAATAACAATTGGAACAGCAATTGACTCAGAGAATAAAAAAGAATAAAAAGTATTTATCCGTAAGCGGGCAGTTAGCTGAAGAAGTTATTAAATATAGGACTACACATCTTGGACATATCTTAAGTGAGATCCTTTTATTATCAACTGTTCTATTTATCTAACCTAAATACGCTTGTTTTTCCGCATGCTAAAATCATTGCCAATTTGATTGTTACGTTTAATGCTATTGATGGTGGCAGTGTAAATCTTCTAGGAAGATAAAGATGTTGTTACCGGTGGCAGACTTCGATGGAAATTTACGATCGGATGAAAGGGACTGGTGATTAATATGAAAAGACTGAAGTATCTAGCCTTTGCGTTAGGTATAATTTTTCTGTCCGTATATCTTTATCAGAATTTCATTTATTATATGATCCCATTCAATCCTATAGAGGAGTATGCAACGGAATCCACAGTTGACTTTCATCTTACGCAAAATCTCTCTGACGGTGAAGAAGTCAATGCAAAAAGCCACGATCAGAAAACTTGTAATTTAATTTTGGAGTATCTTAGTAACCTGAAGTTAAAACCATTAAAGCATAAGGATGCACGGAACGCGCTTGCTAAGAAAGAAAATGAGACCTATTTAACAGGAATGCTAAAGTTTGATCAGTCAAGGGAAATATTTATTTCAGACTTATTTTTAGATGACCCTGATGTCCTTCATATTAGTTCTTCAACAGCCGGGTTCAAGGGAGAAGGTTATTATAAAATTGTAGATTCTACGTTTGATTATGACTATATTATTAATTTGATTGGCAAAGAGGAGAAATAAAAGAGGATATATGGGAACGACACGCTGATTGTAAATCTTTGATGTGCACCTTAACCAGAACCTTTTTTCCATTTCAGAAATAGAAAAGCCCCGTCTTGTAGACGGGTTATAATTGTTAAAACCGTCTACAAGTGGGGCTCGGTATTACTTCAGATCGGTTGGTTTCTTTTTACTTATTAAAGTAATATCCAACCACCATCTGTATGAACCGCCGTAACCATTCCGTTTCCTTGAACAATTCTAAATCCTTCATCAACAAATTCGAGGAACAGTAAATCAACCCTTATAAGGTCATATTGTGGATTGTCATCGAAGAAATATTCGAGTTGTTGTAAATAATCTTCGCCATTTCGGCAAACTTCAATAACGAGAGCACAGTCATTTCCTATGTTACCCATAGCTGAAACTACTCCAGCTGCCAAGCTGACAGGAGTGGGCAACATAAAGGCAAACGATAATACGGTTGCAAACGCGTTTAGACCACTAACAAGTTTCCCTCATCGACATAAGTGAAGCCTTGCATTCTAATTTCATATTGCGCCCTTTTAATCTTGTATAGATTATCACGGGACATCGTGAGATTTCTAATATATTCTGTTCTGCGACCCATAACAACATCCCCTTTTTTCGCTTATTATTGTAAGAGAAACTTCGTTGGCCAACTTAAATCGTCTTACAATATATAAAGGGGATTTACTACGTTAAAAATCAACCAATCTTTTGAAAAATTTCTCGTTAGAAAGTCAAAAAATCTATAATAATCTATCCTTTCCATTAAGTACAAGCAAATCCCCTGGGAAATTTATCACATTTCCCGAGGATAGATGCTTCCATTAAAGAGTTTGGGGCATATAAGGATGTTGAGAGTAACCACGGGTCCATATAGATGTGTTTGGAAGCAGACATATTTTCACCGGTTCCTGTTTACCAGACTTTCCTGATTTTCTTAAGCGGTACGAACTGACTGCGATTTCTATCCTTTATTTCCTAACCACAGGAATCCACATTTCACCAAAAACGAGGCCGTCTCTTTTTCCCATTTCCACTATAGCATTTGGTCCGCCGACATAGGCAAAGTCCGTTGCTTCCGGCAATACTTGCCCAAAGGCAATTCCGGAAACATGGTTGTTCAGTTCATCAGCCGTTTTTCCTTCCCCTTTGACAACCAGGTATTCCCCTTTTGGAAATTCGATCACTCTGGCTTCTTCTGGAACTGGTGCCGATTCTTTTGCCATGACGCCGGCATAATGCATCATTTTGTTGTTCACTGCTTCGTTCACGGCAAAAATGTAGTCATTGACAGCTATGGATTTTAACGTGTCCAATCTTCCATCCTGGCTGGCGGCCTGCCAAAAGTCTGCTTTTTCTTTGCTCAAGCTGGCAAAGTCCCTATAATCGCTCTTCAGCTCCGTTCCTAAACCTATTACCGTAAAACCGTCTTTTTGTTCTAAAGAATAATCTGCCATATTCAAAACCTTCCTTTATTTAGATTTTCAAGTGAATTGTCTGCATCACTTGTTACGTTTATAATAACGTTAAATAGTATCAAAAAGTGATACCTTTTGGAGGACGCAATGAAAAAAGTTGAACGGATTAATCTTATTATGCGGTATATCAACAATCGTGCCTGCTTTACCATCTCTGAACTCATGCAGGAATTTAATATTTCCCGTTCGACAGTGATTAGAGATATCCGGGAAATAGAAGCTATGGGAATGCCGCTTGTCTCCGAGGCAGGAAGGGATGG
Encoded proteins:
- a CDS encoding UPF0158 family protein, which gives rise to MSDRALRRAEDEEEYGHLPDWQQDEMKIAEDMVESEDKYVSVPDRFDFDEYSIMEDFCYRQPENTRDKLLSVIRGRGAFRRFKDTIIDLDIEDHWFAFRDQAFKQIAKEFCEDNNIEYID
- a CDS encoding aldo/keto reductase; the protein is MKSVKLKNETLPPIALGTWSWGNGVNGGDTVFGNNLSDEDLKPVFDAAMDAGFNLWDTAAVYGMGASETILGNFIKDREDVLVSTKFTPGAHEVMEDTLQDSFERLSVDHADIYWIHNPNDVEKWTAELIPLMKNGKIKHAGVSNHNLEEVKKAASILEKEGLELSAVQNHYSLLYRASEDAGIIDWCNQHDVLFFSYMVLEQGALTGKYTAQNPFKADTRRGKAFSPEVLEKLKPLLEKMKNIAEKHQVDTAQIAMAWAIAKGTVPIIGVTKSSHVDGAIAAADVKLSDQEVKDLETAAKETGVEVKAEWEQEM
- a CDS encoding GyrI-like domain-containing protein, whose product is MADYSLEQKDGFTVIGLGTELKSDYRDFASLSKEKADFWQAASQDGRLDTLKSIAVNDYIFAVNEAVNNKMMHYAGVMAKESAPVPEEARVIEFPKGEYLVVKGEGKTADELNNHVSGIAFGQVLPEATDFAYVGGPNAIVEMGKRDGLVFGEMWIPVVRK
- a CDS encoding glycine zipper family protein; translation: MSKNKKTTGDTYLGVGIGIGLPLGAVLGLLIFDELAIGAGIGLVFGITIGTAIDSENKKE
- a CDS encoding VOC family protein, coding for MFERIDTVCLTVSNVEESSMWYQKLGFKVAYKGEGYQVFTIGNSGIPLTIEEGNVASQNSTYPIFFTNDIKNTYVNLKEKGVEVTELKDDGDNTFFDFYDLDENKLQVCFWE
- the dcm gene encoding DNA (cytosine-5-)-methyltransferase, whose product is MNNDTLNVIELFAGVGGFRVGLERANRNLFKVGWANQWEPSKKAQEAFECYTRNFQDGEHVNKDIATVPDEEFQRLTADLIVGGFPCQDYSVARSLSGEKGIQGKKGVLFWQIERVIEKTQPKYVLLENVDRLLKSPSKQRGRDFGVMLGTFRNLGYTVEWRVINAAEYGFAQRRRRVFIFAYKNGVAFDLEQQELEPKEIVFKQGFFAKPFPVKENPYKNRENDGEIAVDRVEISDNFSLEFHNGGIMRNGEIYTAHVEPVEMAATPLKNILIPENEVEERYYLTPEDEKKFEYLRGPKKIPRTSADGHTYTFSEGGMSPTDDLDKPGRTMLTSEGTKNRSTHIIDVDGRKRFLTPIECERLNGFSDNWTAGMTDRMRYFCMGNALVVGLIEIMGKRIEEIESINSSQEEIQIELPV
- a CDS encoding Sau3AI family type II restriction endonuclease, whose product is MLYKTEEELLYKAKQAEGKTFGEIDKSGRIKNKKAKGQLGQIIEESFFNYQINSKSEADFANLEIELKVTPIKKNKNGTLSAKERLVLNIINYQKEVLTTFETSSFWKKNKKPLILFYEWIPKSHRADYKLIKAHLLQYPEEDLEIIKQDWEIIVGKIKEGRAHELSEADTNYLAACTKGANKNSLRSQPYSDIEAMQRAYSLKQSYMTALVRKEIKQEDLVRFAKPDELRKKSLFELLSERFNPYIGNTLEEIAKEKGLRINSKSKNFLQSFVSELLGIRGTKLNQIEEFAKANIEIKTIRLEPDGLPKEHMSFRNIDFYDWATQDWENSWLKNYFEETKFLFVVFHYKETKAENPTRQLYFNGITLWNMPFQDINESLQEFWKTVQDKIIKGIELNPVEQKNRRIVENNLPKPGHNGICHIRPKARDGKDKVPLPDGRYITKQAFWLDRAYIGDIIKRL
- a CDS encoding pyridoxamine 5'-phosphate oxidase family protein; this translates as MAEHASENQETIKKIKDLIKDEKVAMLTTVSPDGKLMSRPMQTQEVQFDEEEIWFLTEKDTDKYRDISQDGEVNLAYANGSYVSISGTAEFVQDEEKKKDFWNPIVGKVLNTSAEDPNVVLVKVTPHIAEYWESGKSMKTVKEFVKKMTNKDSMEEGNDLKETIHFEDNTR
- a CDS encoding very short patch repair endonuclease, which produces MVDTVSKEKRSEMMGKIKATSKLENKVSKALWHKGYRFRKNDRSLFGTPDISIKKYKVVIFIDSCYWHACPIHGKIPKSNVEFWENKFSMNKARDKRVNAYYRHMNWNILRIWEHEIKDDFWGTMNKLLHFIQESKLEN